The DNA segment TGATCTTGAACCTCCCTCAGGGGCtaaagctgtggcatagcgaataagctccctgcaagtgccagcattccaaaatGGGAACCGATTCAAGACCAgcctgctccaattcccatccagctccctgctgataggcctgggaaagcagcagagactggcCCGAGTAATTGGgaccctgtactcacgtgggagacccggaagaggctcctggttcctggcgtcagcctggctcagccctggcatttgtggccatctggggagtgaaccagcagatggaagatgtctctctctctctgttactatgcctttcaaataaaaaattatattaaaaaaaaaaacctttacctCAAACTGACATCTAATAAAAATGGCcacttgttgttgttgttgttgtttttgacaggcagagtggacagtgtgagagagagagagacagagagaaaggtcttcctttgccgttggttcaccctctaatggccgccgcggctggcgcgctgcagccgacgcaccgcgctgatccaatggcaggagccaggcacttttcctggtctcccatggggtgcagggcccaagcacttgggccatcctccactgcactccctggccagagcagagagctggcctggaagaggggcaaccgggacagaatccggtgccccgaccgggattagaacccggtgtgccggcgccgcaaaaaTGGCCACTTGTTTACAAAAGCCCTGCCCAGAGGTTAATGGCCAAGAAATCAGATGAATACGTTAGTGTAGAACAGAGCAGGGAAAATGAAAGCATTACAGGTATCTACAAAAAAATGTAGGCCTGAAGCGGAAGTGgcaaagtgaaattgacacttcgagaagcGTGACTTTGAACGGCCCTTGACCAACTGATGAGGAGcaggtttttttcccctcatactatttgttgaactgtttacttagcaTAGAGGTAATCgtatgtgtgtaaagttaattgaaaatagatcttagtcaaaactaagaatgggaataggagagggaggaggaagaagggtgggagtgcaggtgggagggagggtacggtgggaagaatctctatgttcctaaagttgtatttatgaaaggcgtgaagtttatataccttaaataaaaggattcgGGGCTggggggagaaaagaggaagtgGCAGGATACTATGTGGCACACGGTAGAATTTATGGCGATGTCTGAAGTCAGGCGGCACCGGGCCACCTCAGGAAGGGAAGAGGCACACGTGTTGCGACGGCACGGGAGCAGGGAggacatgagagaaacaccacaTTCAGGGCGAGGGCTAGTCGACTGCCAGGGGAGGGGTGGATGGAAGGAATCGGGAggtgctatggccagcactggccacttGTCCTTCATCCACGAGGTGCAGGGTCCACAGTAGGTTCTGGCGCTCTGCATCCTTTGGTCATATTCCTGGAGGTGGAACTGTAGAGCCTGGTTCGGGGTGGTGTCCACAGCAGCCGGAGGGAATCCAGCAAGCACTAGGGCTCCGTCTCGTCCCGCCCCGCTCCGCCCCCAGCACGTGCACTGTGCCAGCCAATCGGCGAGGAGCCCACCCTGGCTCACGTTCGTTCGCGCGCTGGCAGCGCTCATTCCTCAGAGCCTCGCAGGGGTGCCGAGCGTGCGGAGGTCTTGtgagggggttgggggaggggaatcCTCAGGTGAGGCACCAGAGTTGCCGGAGCGGGGTCAGCGTCGCTCTGTGGCCTGGGGGGCCGAGGGTGTCGAAGGCGGGGAgggtcctggctgccctctgAGGTAAAATCCTCGAGGCGTCCACTGAGGACCAGGACGGAGGAGGCTCGGCGCTGAGGGGAAGGAACCCCAGAGGGTGGGCCCGACTGGGATCAGGAGGCAGATCTAGGGCTACCCAGGCACTGAGAGGGCTCCGCACGGGGTATGTGGGAAAGGGGACATCGGGGCTGTCCGTGTCTGTCCCTCCTGTCAGGTCGCCGATCAGGCCTGGTCGCATGGCAGACACCTCAAGCGCTTAGGGGGCGTCCGGGACGGCGGGTGCTCAGTCCCCTGGCTAGACTGCCCAGGCCGGGCGCGGAGTAGTTCTTTCCCATCGAATTGTCCGGAAAAGTGACTGTGTCATTCTGTGATGGGTCCTGTGGACCAGCACGGGGCCACGTGGGGACtgaggggcagagctgagctttCTTCCCgccagagcagcaggaacccGGCAGAGGGGACTCCAGTCCGGGTGTGCGGGCTGCAGCCAGCGCTGGGGCCGGGCCGGGTCGGGAGGGACTGGGACGCGCCTCACCGCGCCGTGCCGCGCCGTGCCGCGCCGTGCCGCGCCACGCcgcgccacgccacgccacgccgcGCCACGCCGCGCcacgccgcgccgcgccgcgccgcgccgctgCCCTTCTCTTCCGTGTTTCTTCTATGGGCGCTGCAGCCGCACTGGTCTAGAACCCGGAGAAACGCGCTCACTGACTCTTGTTTAACTCGTCCCCACTTCTTTAGAGTGTCTTTGCGCTCACAAGGTTCAGGAGGCATCCGGAGCGTGCGAAGACATGCCGCCCGCGACAGTCAGGCGCATCAAGACGGGTTCCAAGGCTCCGCCTGAGGCGCAGCGTATGGCACCCCCTGACATGGGGCGCCCAGGTAAAAACGGTCCCGGTCGGAGAGGGGCCTGGAAGAAGGTGCCTGCCCGAGGGAAGGGGCTGACTCATCTCATGGCAGCTGGGGCACGCGAGTAGCCTCGGTCCTTGGTTCATCGCTCTGGGCTCCATGACTTTTCAAACCCGAGTTTGAgtgtttccttccctccctccaggctccctccctcccaccctctcccgcttccttcctttctttttccttcaagattctatttacttagttgaaaggcagagttacagagagagatgggtgagacagagagagagagaaagaaagagagagagatcttccacctgctgtttcactccccaaatggcccccgcggccagggctgggccaggagcctggaactccatcaggggcCCCGAcggggtgcagaggtccaaacacctgggccatcctccgctgcttagggagctggatcgcaagtgggtcccccctatgggatgcccgtgccccaggcggcggcttaacctgctgccccacggGACTgcccccacactcccacccccacccccaccccgcactaTGTTTCTAGAGGGCATCCTGCGCTTTCAGCGCTCCATTTGATGCTCCCACTCCATCGAAGGGTTACAGAGGGTCACACTGCTGCCTTTCTGTAGGCATGCagtcttcatttccaaaataccTGATCTCTAGCTTGTGGTTCTGCATGACTTGGACCTCAAAGCGCTTGAGAAAATGCCTCCATAAAATGATCTCGGTTGCTGATCAAATTTTCTCTGACCTGTATATTAATGATTCcatggggaccggtgctgtggtgtagcggataatgCCGCtgccctgcagtgccggtatcccacgtGGACGCAGGTTCGGgttgggctgctccacttcggatccagctctctgctgtgccccgggaaggcagtggaggatggcccaggtccttgggcctctgcacttgcgaGCGAgatccacaagaagctcctggctttggataggcccagctccagccgctgcggccatttggggagtgaaccagcagatggaagacgacaccaccaccccccccccaacaaacgaataaatcttttaaagaaatgattcCACGTTTACATCCACTTTAAGAACTTGATGGCAAAGAGCCCAAGGAAGTCCACAATGAAGCTCTTTCTCCAGGATAAGTGATCgagacagttttctttttaagaaatgtttttcatttgtattttcaatGCAGAAAACAACCCAAGACTGTATAATCACCAGAATCACCCATTTGCAGCGATAATTAGTGAAGATACGAGGTAGTACCTTTAAAGTAATTTTATTGTCTGCGGATAGCATCCTTAAAATAGACTTTGGCTCACATAGCATGTATTGTGTGTACCACACTGAGCTAAAGATATGTATTCCAAAACAAGAACAAGCTTGATATTTTACTAGAAAACTGATGTAATTTCTTCACAGGAACCAGCTCCAGAATATGCTGGAAAGCTATGAAGGTATGTGTGTTTTAGGAGATAGTTGTAGTTAGGAAAAATGTTTTGTACCATGTAACTTTTATAACAAGAACTGCTAGTCAATGGACTACAACATGGTTATCTAATGCCTTGTTCTAGTGAGCAGCCTGGTCTGTGAGTACTTAGCGTGATTCTGCTCATACCTTTCCTTACTAGTTTTCATTCTAGATGTGAACAATGAGCGTGGAACTAACAGTGGCGAGGGAAGGATGGTGCTTTTATTTTGTGCGTGTACACGATGGAGTAAGAGGAGCAAATGGGGATGAACCGATATGACTGATTGCTCTTTGGGTCACCGAGTCTCAGAGCAGTTTTTGATATCGGTTTTCTGGTTTAGCATTTTCATCATTTCCTGTGACTTTCCCATTTCCTGTATTTGAAGGGGGTAGTGCAAATTGAAGCTTCGGAAATAGCCCCTGgtagtttttatatttatattaataagcCGCAGTGGAGAACGAAATACAACTTTGCTGGCATGTTTTGAGTGGATAAGTCGGCTCTCAGTAAAAGTAGCTTGTTGAAGGATGAACTGTCAACAGGCTCAAGTGTCGATTTCTCTATGATTCCTATAAGCAGGTATGTTTTGAAAGCTTTGCTCTATTTGGTGGTGACAGCTGGCTTGATTGATGAACTGTCTTATAAATTGATTATCGAGCTAGTAAAGTGGATTTATAAAACACCTGTACAATAGTGCAGCTCCATCGTGATTACTGGCAAATACCTGTAGACTCGTATGCTTAGCAAAGAATTATCTGACCTACCGAAAACTTTATACagtgcaccttttttttttggtgagtaTGATACGAGTCTAAAAAACTTCCACGTAAGTATCAAAAAGGTGTTGTtggatgaattttttattttcataaagtacCAGTGGTCTTTATCTTAGTCAAGTTTAATTAAAAGTCTCACATGTTaacaattcttttccttttttttttttttttgacaacatTGCTTGTACCTATCTAGACACAGTTGAATTAAAATGCATTTCCACTGTATGTAATGAGTTCTACCACTACCAGTAATCCCTCCAAATGTGTCCTTTGAGTTGGGGGTTCCTTTGCAAATGGATTGAAAAATAGCTATGATAATGTTTTCTCATGAAGAAATGAAAGGGTCCTTTGACAGCATTTTCATACTATTTGAAAAATTGTAACTTTTGTTTCTTAgctatgttttctttgttttgttttgttttgtttttgacaggcagagtggacagtgagagagagagacagagagaaaggtcttcctttgccgttggttcaccctccaatggccgccgcggcgggcgcgctgaggccagcgcaccgcactgatccgatggcaggagccaggcacttctcctggtctcccatggggtgcagggcccaaggacttgggccatcctccactgcactccctggccagagcagagagctggcctggaagaggggcaaccaggacagaatccggaaccccgaccgggactagaatccggtgtgccggtgccacaaggcggaggatcagcctagtgagccgcgccgccgCCCTTCTTAGCTATGTTTCATCCTAAATGAAGCAGTGATGTGCAGATAGCAGATTTTGAAATGGAGTACTAATAACTGAAAGTTTTCTCAGGAGAAAAAGGAAGCAGTTCATCTTGGTTTTTGCAGTGATGCCTACCTGTTAATGCTAAGTGTCTTTTCAGTACTGCCCAACCACGTTGTCCACGGTGACTTGATTATATGggcagaaaataattttcaatgatAAATTTTAACGAGTATATACTTTCAATATAGGGAGGATTAAAAGGGTCATATATAGGAAGAAACAGCTATTCAGAAGGAGTGTCAATGCTTCTCTCAGAAACATTGAGCGGATAATTGTGGATTCTTGGAAAACCAGGACAGAGCAAAGGTGAGTCTGTTAATATTTCAAATCCAGAGCCTTTGTATCATTTCATGGTATGCATGGATACCAATTACTTAAGAAACTCTGTTCTGCTTATCTGAGGTTGAATAGAAACATATATTTGGCTTGAGTTTCCTCTCAGGAAATCCAAGGGTGCTTCACAAAGTtagtagaaaatggaaataaaaagatcaatttatttcgGTGGAAAACCTCAAAATCTATGCATATGGGGAGTTTTCAAAAAGTCTGTAAAGTGCATAGTATGAAAAACCTATTTAAAAAGCTTTTCGtaccaaaagaaacatcttttaattcaacattccatgaacttttcaaaatacTCTCTTACTTTAGTTCTGTAACCCCAGACCATAAGTGAATCCAGACAGAGACTCTAGAGGACCATAAAAATGACCTTCTTGTTCATTCAACTTAcatttgaatgttttcttttttcaaagatttatttgtttatttgggaggcagagtgacagagagggaaagacagagagggagagagatcttccattgtgcTGGTTCAGTCACAAGTGAccccaagggccagggctggatcaggcttaagccaggtgccaggagcttcttctgggtctcccacctgagtgcaagggcccaaggacttgagccatcttccactgctttctctggccatagcagagagctggaccagaagtggagcagccaagactggaaccggcaccctgGCACTGAAGGCGTAGCCTAACCCGCTACGCCTCAGAGCTGACCCCTGAATTTTCTTAATGTaacaaaatttgtattcattccaGGAATATGCTGGCCGAATGAAAGATAAATATCTTAAGCCATTACTCTTCTGATCTCAATAATTTGTATGTTTACCTTAATATGTTTCACTCTTCCTTAATGTGCCAAGGtaggaaaaattcaaaatattcctGTTTGGACGTCTAGAGGATGAATGGATGCAATATCCCGAATGACACTACTTACGACTAAATCCTTTAGTCATATAAAAAAACAACATGAAAAAACCTTTTTGCAATAAAGTTTTTGGGGATAATTTATAATCCTTAAAtcatctttagttttttttttttttttttttttttaagaactaagCCATGTGATATAGCTTCTCTCTTAGCCAATAAGGAACACATAGTCTAGGAATGAAATTAAATCATCGATTTATTTTCCGATTTCCCATCAGAGGATTGCAGCTGCGAACACGTTTTACCTTTTGCAATTGTTACGAAGTATAATGTTGGCCTATTATTCTGTTTTACAGGCAGGCATTTTATCTTCGTTATTCTCAGCAGTTTCTGGACGCGCTTGAGGATTGGGATGGAAATATGCAGAAAACGAAGCAACATGAAAGCAATATGGTTGTTAGTATCAAGCCCGACTTTACGATGAACTGATTGTAGTCGAGGGTCAAGTAGGAAGGGAAAGTCCAGACATGTCTTAGAGCCTTGAAACTGAGGCTCTTTTCCAGTCCCCTAATTGGCCACGTGGCTTGGGGCTGATTACTGTCAACCAGAATAGGATAGGCCTGCACCATACGTTGATGTCCTGCAGCTTAAAGGGATGAGGAAAGAAGCCTGAGAATGAGTGGCCAAATGGGTGAAAAGATAACCAGGTGAAACCAAGCAAAGGATGCCTTTTGGAAGGCGAGAGGACCAGTCTCATTACATGTTGctgaaagatgggccaagtaagGGAGAGCCAGCATTTAGAGGCCATTTGTGTCCTAAGAAGTGCAGGTTGGTGTCCGGGAGGAATGTTGGGATCTAGTGAGAAAAGTTGGGATCTGGTGAGAAAGTTGACCTTCACCAAGAAGAACGGTTGGTGCATTGAAACAGGAGAGAAAGTAGAGTATATGAGTTGAGATGGACAAAGGTGGGTGAAAGCGGTAGCAGTGCAAGACTGGATGTCCTCTTTAGATTGCTGCTGTTTCTTTAGCGAGGAAGAAAGGGGGAAAGGCAGGAATAAGGATGTGGAGAAGCAAGAGTTGTCTTTAGGGCAGAGGAGTAGGTGTGGCATTGTTTACTGAGAGTGGGCCAGTAAACAGACAAGGGGAATACAAATGCCAAGCAGCATTATGGGTGTACTGTAGGTTTGTGACATAGCGATCATGGACTGAAGTGGGATTAGTCAGCATGGATGTGTCAGGGCAGCTGGAGAATTGGATTGTCCAGGACTGGGATTTCACCAAGCATGTCGAAGAGACGGGTAGGGCATTTGAGCGAGGATGGAAGTGTGACGACGGGTCGTAGAATTTAAGCTGGATCTGAGGAAAGTGTGAACGTGGGGGTGGGAATATTGGTCAGGGAAAAGTGTGGCATGGGGAGGATTTTATGTCCTGACAGAGTACTGAGCTATAGTACAGAAGGGAGTGACTAACAGAGGGAGAGATTAGAGCTCGGGAAAGATGTGGAAACAGCATAGTACGGTGGTCAGGGGCCCGGACTCTGGAACCATACTGTTTGGGTTCCAACTCTGGTTTGACTGTTGCCAGCTATGGAACCAAAGACAAACGATCTCTGTGTCTCAGTTGCCTCAAGCATATTGGGGTCATAATAATCATACAGCCTAGAGTTTGTTTTAAACAGTAGATGCCTTCCTATATCATAAGATTATTTAAAATGGGTGGGAATGGTATGTGATACATGGAGCCTCTATAAgtgtttgatatttttaatatcacGTAGCTGTTACACATCTTGGGAATGACAAAAtccagtgtgt comes from the Oryctolagus cuniculus chromosome X, mOryCun1.1, whole genome shotgun sequence genome and includes:
- the LOC138847672 gene encoding synaptonemal complex protein 3-like, translated to MPPATVRRIKTGSKAPPEAQRMAPPDMGRPENNPRLYNHQNHPFAAIISEDTRNQLQNMLESYEGRIKRVIYRKKQLFRRSVNASLRNIERIIVDSWKTRTEQRQAFYLRYSQQFLDALEDWDGNMQKTKQHESNMVKILELQQKVSQQAIKLRTKRLKELKTLYGNFLQSIKCLKERQIKLANEQGGFTKEMAILQAENIRRTHQQVAIILSCFQPPFCS